CAGTCCTCCCAACACCAGGGCAGGCCGCGCCCGTGCCGGAGACAGCCGCAATGCAAGCCCCGCCGCCAGGAAAAGGTACACCGGCGCGGCCCACTCGCTGCCCGCCGGAGGGCCGTCCAGCGCCACGTAGCTGACCAGTCCTCCTGCCCAGAAAAGAGCATAAGCGCCGGCAAGCCCGGTGGTCAGCAATGGCCCTCTAGCCAGCAAGGCGATCCATCAGCTCTGCAGTGATGCGGGCGGACATGAGCACCGTGGGAGTTCCGCCTCCCGGATGCGTGCTGCCGCCGACGTAATACATTCCTCGGTACCTGCGGTCCCGGTTGGGAGGCCGCAGAAAGGCGTTCGCCCAGCCGTGTGAATGCTTGCCGTATATGGCCCCTCCTGGCATCGAGTAAGTCTGCGCAAAGCGCGCCGGGGTCCAGAGGCTTTCCACCACGATGTCCTGCTCGATATCGGGGAAGCCGGAGCGGCGAAGGCGCTGCAGAACCCGGCTGCGCGCCCGGCGGGTCGTCTCATCGTCCCATTCCGGAGCGCTGGAGGCGGGGGCATTGGCCATGATAAACAGAGCCTCACCGTCCGACGGAGCAACAGACGGGTCGGTCCGGCCGGGGATACAGACGTAGACGGTGGGGTCATCGGGGAAGCGCATCTCGTCGAATAGCTGGCGGAACTCGCGCGGATAGTCTTCCGAAAAGTACACTGTATGATGTGCGTGATCCGGCAGCCTGCGCCTGAGCCCCACGAGCATCACAAATCCCGAAAGCGAACGCTCCTCCTCCGGCAAAGCGTCACTGCCGGGCTCCCCGAGCAGAGCTCCTGCGGTGGATGCGTCTCCGTTCATCACTGCGGCATCGCAATCCACCGTTTCGCCATCCTCCAGTTCCACCGCCCGGACCCTGCGGTCTGTGGTCAGGATTCGCACTACCCTCCGGCCGGTCTCCAGAACCGCGCCGTTGCGGCGCGCCAGCTCCGCCAGGGTCTCGACGATTCTATACAGCCCCCCGCGCACGTGCCACGCCCCGAAAGTGTGCTCGATGTAAGGAATGACGCACAGGGTGGCTGGGCAGCGGTAGGGCGATGACCCCACATACGTGGGGTAGCGCTCGTAGAGCTGGCGCAGCACGGGAGAGCGGAAATATCGGGCCACCGTCTCACTGTAAAGACCCCATGCGTCGCTTAACGGGAAGTGCCTGAGAGCCGCAAGGTCCGGCGGACGGCCAAACTCCCGCGGAGAGGTTCGGAAGAACGTTCCCTGCGAGAGGTCGAAGATGCGGCCGCCCAGCCGCATAAACTGCAAAAAGGCCGAATCCGCGCGCGGCTCAAGGCTGCGGAGCGTCTCCAGCCATTCGGGCAGCCGGTTGCTGACATCGAAGCGCGTGCCATCCGGATAGACATAGCGGGCGTGGGGCTCGACCTGCGCAAGCTCAAGGTGATCCCCCATCCTCTCCCCGGCAGAATGGAACAGTTCGCGGAAAACGAACGGCATCGTAATAAGGGACGGGCCCGTATCGAACGTGAATCCGTCCTTACTCCAGCGGTTCATCTTGCCGCCCAGGGAGGTCCCTTGCTCGAACAGGCGGACGCTCCAGCCGCTGACTGACAGGCGAAGGGCCAGCGCGAGACCTCCCAATCCTCCTCCGATGATGACAGCTCGCCGGCCTGCGCTCATTCCGCCAGCCTCCCCCCAGGCAGATACCTGCGCCCTTTCCAAACTACCCCCCGACCGCTGCGGCAGCGCCTCCAGGAGGCGATGCCCAGCGCGATCAGCATCGCCTCCGCCACCGGGTGCAATAGCGCTGGCCAGACAGGGTAACGGAAGCGCGCGCACTGGATCAGGCGCATGATCAGCACGGACCCAGCTGCCATTGCCGCCAGCAGGAACGCTTTGCTCCTGAGGAAAGGCAGCAGCAAGAACGGCAGCAAAAAAGCAGAGATGTGTAGCCCCAGAAAGACCCAGAAGGTCCATCCGTGGCGGAAAGCCGGGTAGAAGTTCTTTAGGAACCCCTCCCAGATGCCCTGCAGGCTATCGTACATCCTGACACGGACGACGTCCTGACCATCCACGCAGAGGCTGCGGCCTCCCCTTGCACGCCAGGCGCGGGCCAGCCAGGTATCCTCAAACAGCTCCCCGCGGACCAGACCGTGTCCGCCCAGGGCCTCATACTCCTTCCGTAATGCCAGGATGCAGGCTCCGTGCGCCAGCCCCAGTGAGGCATCCGCAGGACGCATCCGGGCCAGCGGGGCGGGGTACAGCGTGAACACCACGAAGTTCAGCATTGGCAGCAGCAGCTTCTCCCAGAAGCTCTCCATATTGAGGCCGGGCCAGCAGGAGAGCAAGGTATTGCCGGTGTTCTCGGCCTCGGTGATGATCCGCGCGAGCCCCTGCGGCCGCAGACGGGCATCGGCATCCAGAAACAGAAGCCACTCCCCACGCGCGGCAGCGGCCAGCGTGGCGCAGGCATAAGGCTTGCCGCACCAGCCCTCCGGCAGGACGTCCGTCCGGATCAGGCGGATGCGGGGATCGCGCGATGCGGCATCCTCCACCACGGCAGCCGTCCCGTCGGAAGAGCGGTCGTCGCAAACGATCACTTCCAGCACGATTTCTCCCTGCTGGAGAACGGACTCCAGACAGCCGGGGAGGTTCGATTCCTCGTTGCGGGCGGGAATGAGCACCGAGCAGACATCGCGTGGCACGGTTCCCGCCCGGCGCGGCGACGGCCACGCCACGGCGTTCCAGAGAACCAAAAGAAGCAGGACGCCGTTCACAGAGCAGATTCCGGCAAGGATGGCGATCAGCATCCGCCCGCCTCCCGCTCGCGGGATTCATCGCTCAGGATAGCGGCGATCTCCGCGGCAGCCCGGACCATCGGCAAATGCCCCGCTCCCCGCAGCACGTGCACGCGTGCCTGCGGCAGAAGCTGCCGGTAGATCTCCACAGAGCGCCGCACCGCTCCGAATGTCCGGTCTCCGTGAACAATGTCCACCGGCAGCCCAAACCCTCTGAGCTCCCGCCTGGCATCCAGGGTGTTCAACAACCGCAGATACTGAAGGGTCACCTCGTGATCCAGCGACTCGAACGCCCGGGTGAAATCCTCTCCGGAGCGTTGCATCCTCTTGAGGATCCGGTCCGTGACGGCGCGCCCGGCCGCCGACTGGAATGTGGTTGAGTAAGCCCGACGGCCGAAGCTCCCCGCCAGGAAGAGCCGGAAATACCAGGGCACGAAAGCGAAGGGATCGATCATCACCAGCCGGGTCGCCACTCCCTCTCGGCGCGCGAGCATCGCCGCAAGCGCCGCACCGCTGCAGAAACCGGCCATAACACAGGGAAACGCTCCGAAGGACTTCAGAGCCTTCTCCACCGCATCCAGTATCGTCCCCACATCCCAGCTATCCGGCCGGAGCGACTCCCCATAGCCCGGCAGATCCGGCGACAGAAGACGGAAGCCCGTGGGCAGTCGGGCGGCCACAGCCGCGAACTCCCGGTGATCTCCTCCCCAGCCGTGCAGCCCCACAATGCTACGGCCGCCCTCGCCGCCATACTGCCTAACGAAGATCACCGAGCACCCTTGAGGCTGTCATCCGCCCCCCGATTGTCACCATGGGCAGTCCGGTTCCGGGGACGGTGCTTGCTCCAACGTAGTAAAGTCCCGGGATGGACGGATCCCGGTTGGACCAGCGCATCGGTCCCATCTGGGTGAGCATATGCGCTGCTCCGAACGCAGACCCCTGGAACAGTCCGAACGTCCGTTCCCAGACCTGGGGGGTCCAGACGCGCTCCACCGTGGGGCCGTCGATCAGCGCCGCGGCACCGTGACGCTCCAGCCGCTGGCGCACTTTCTGCCGGATTT
The sequence above is drawn from the Armatimonadota bacterium genome and encodes:
- a CDS encoding phytoene desaturase, with protein sequence MSAGRRAVIIGGGLGGLALALRLSVSGWSVRLFEQGTSLGGKMNRWSKDGFTFDTGPSLITMPFVFRELFHSAGERMGDHLELAQVEPHARYVYPDGTRFDVSNRLPEWLETLRSLEPRADSAFLQFMRLGGRIFDLSQGTFFRTSPREFGRPPDLAALRHFPLSDAWGLYSETVARYFRSPVLRQLYERYPTYVGSSPYRCPATLCVIPYIEHTFGAWHVRGGLYRIVETLAELARRNGAVLETGRRVVRILTTDRRVRAVELEDGETVDCDAAVMNGDASTAGALLGEPGSDALPEEERSLSGFVMLVGLRRRLPDHAHHTVYFSEDYPREFRQLFDEMRFPDDPTVYVCIPGRTDPSVAPSDGEALFIMANAPASSAPEWDDETTRRARSRVLQRLRRSGFPDIEQDIVVESLWTPARFAQTYSMPGGAIYGKHSHGWANAFLRPPNRDRRYRGMYYVGGSTHPGGGTPTVLMSARITAELMDRLAG
- a CDS encoding glycosyl hydrolase, producing the protein MLIAILAGICSVNGVLLLLVLWNAVAWPSPRRAGTVPRDVCSVLIPARNEESNLPGCLESVLQQGEIVLEVIVCDDRSSDGTAAVVEDAASRDPRIRLIRTDVLPEGWCGKPYACATLAAAARGEWLLFLDADARLRPQGLARIITEAENTGNTLLSCWPGLNMESFWEKLLLPMLNFVVFTLYPAPLARMRPADASLGLAHGACILALRKEYEALGGHGLVRGELFEDTWLARAWRARGGRSLCVDGQDVVRVRMYDSLQGIWEGFLKNFYPAFRHGWTFWVFLGLHISAFLLPFLLLPFLRSKAFLLAAMAAGSVLIMRLIQCARFRYPVWPALLHPVAEAMLIALGIASWRRCRSGRGVVWKGRRYLPGGRLAE
- a CDS encoding alpha/beta hydrolase; this encodes MIFVRQYGGEGGRSIVGLHGWGGDHREFAAVAARLPTGFRLLSPDLPGYGESLRPDSWDVGTILDAVEKALKSFGAFPCVMAGFCSGAALAAMLARREGVATRLVMIDPFAFVPWYFRLFLAGSFGRRAYSTTFQSAAGRAVTDRILKRMQRSGEDFTRAFESLDHEVTLQYLRLLNTLDARRELRGFGLPVDIVHGDRTFGAVRRSVEIYRQLLPQARVHVLRGAGHLPMVRAAAEIAAILSDESREREAGGC